In Chitinivibrionales bacterium, the following proteins share a genomic window:
- a CDS encoding SRPBCC family protein, giving the protein MKKYIGFLSVAVLAAVLVLCGCMNTYVFSSRIAIAAMPSRIFGVVTDFENYPKLCPEFHKQVNIVSKAREGKGVVFETISEFKGFISRSRWEAVEWEKDKMLRLENPTYGTIIILINQIDYNTSEETMIVVTKIPDNYKNEIFGIYEKEMKAVKEKSEQAQ; this is encoded by the coding sequence ATGAAAAAATACATCGGATTTCTTTCTGTTGCAGTGCTCGCCGCTGTGCTGGTGCTGTGCGGCTGCATGAACACGTATGTTTTCTCCAGCAGGATCGCCATCGCGGCCATGCCGTCCAGAATATTCGGCGTCGTGACCGATTTCGAGAACTACCCAAAGCTGTGTCCCGAATTCCACAAGCAGGTGAACATCGTTTCGAAGGCAAGGGAAGGCAAGGGCGTTGTTTTTGAAACCATATCGGAATTCAAAGGGTTCATCTCCAGAAGCAGGTGGGAGGCGGTGGAGTGGGAAAAAGACAAAATGCTCAGGCTTGAGAACCCCACGTACGGCACCATCATCATCCTCATCAACCAGATCGACTACAACACCAGTGAAGAAACGATGATCGTGGTGACCAAGATTCCAGACAATTATAAAAATGAGATCTTCGGAATTTACGAAAAGGAAATGAAGGCGGTGAAGGAAAAGAGCGAACAGGCGCAGTAA
- a CDS encoding GDSL-type esterase/lipase family protein yields the protein MRFSSVCFCVASAFLILTNTVSASVTIAPNDSAIQYFGRFDMANPLQPRCEWTGSHIKVAFTGTSVAATVVSNGKVYLDIIIDSVVVKVDSVTAVERSLVCATGLANTTHRLVLYVRSEDGVLTFKGLTLDNSATAASPGPCPARKIEFIGDSYTVGYANEATNSGVCAYTYTVAPVTDNYRSWAPRAARACSAEYIEVAKSGWGMVRNCWTPATSDSTIGTLYLRTLVNSKTPLWNFGSWKPDLVCIGIGTNDFTNCNPGSPATQLADSANFVNAFCGFLDTVRSRYSGVKIMLNVPTARARVENCVRQVAAAERASGKTDVFYSQWQWDTASNSMCWHPNVYQDSLVGTAMADSIMKFMGWNGTGTASPAAAMRSASAAKSLVVRRVSGNDFVADASDGSALDGPVCLYRLNGEQVAVLHAQGTRGVRAVYCPSVKGVVIVVAKSNGVRFMSAPLPLY from the coding sequence ATGCGTTTTTCATCAGTTTGTTTCTGTGTTGCGTCCGCTTTTTTGATATTGACAAACACGGTTTCAGCCTCTGTCACGATAGCCCCGAACGACAGCGCCATCCAGTATTTCGGCCGCTTTGACATGGCCAATCCGCTTCAGCCGCGCTGCGAGTGGACCGGGTCGCATATCAAGGTCGCCTTCACCGGAACGTCCGTGGCCGCAACGGTCGTGAGCAACGGCAAGGTCTATCTCGACATCATCATCGATTCCGTGGTGGTGAAGGTCGATTCGGTCACCGCCGTCGAGCGCAGCCTCGTGTGCGCAACAGGGCTGGCAAACACAACCCACCGGCTTGTCCTGTATGTCCGTTCGGAGGACGGCGTTCTCACCTTTAAAGGCCTGACGCTTGACAATAGCGCGACCGCGGCCAGCCCGGGCCCGTGTCCTGCGCGCAAAATAGAGTTTATCGGCGACTCGTATACCGTCGGGTATGCCAACGAAGCGACCAACAGCGGCGTCTGCGCCTACACGTACACCGTCGCCCCGGTCACGGACAACTACCGGTCGTGGGCACCGCGCGCAGCGCGGGCATGCAGCGCGGAATACATCGAAGTGGCGAAGTCGGGATGGGGAATGGTCCGGAACTGCTGGACGCCCGCGACATCGGATTCCACCATCGGCACGCTGTATCTGCGGACGCTGGTCAACAGCAAAACGCCGCTTTGGAATTTCGGGTCATGGAAGCCCGATCTGGTGTGCATCGGCATCGGCACGAACGATTTCACGAACTGCAATCCGGGCAGTCCCGCGACGCAGCTTGCCGATTCCGCCAATTTTGTAAACGCCTTTTGCGGCTTTCTTGACACGGTCCGCAGCCGTTACAGCGGTGTCAAGATCATGCTCAACGTTCCGACCGCCCGCGCACGGGTGGAAAATTGCGTGCGGCAGGTCGCGGCCGCGGAGCGCGCCAGCGGTAAAACGGATGTTTTTTATTCCCAATGGCAATGGGACACCGCGAGCAATTCCATGTGCTGGCACCCGAACGTGTATCAGGATTCGCTCGTGGGGACGGCCATGGCCGATTCGATCATGAAATTTATGGGATGGAACGGCACCGGCACGGCAAGTCCCGCCGCAGCGATGCGGTCGGCTTCGGCCGCGAAGTCGCTCGTCGTTCGCCGGGTGAGCGGGAACGATTTTGTCGCGGATGCCTCCGACGGTTCCGCGCTGGACGGTCCCGTGTGTCTCTACCGGCTCAACGGGGAGCAGGTGGCGGTTCTTCATGCGCAAGGCACGCGCGGCGTTCGCGCCGTTTATTGCCCGTCTGTCAAGGGTGTCGTCATCGTTGTCGCAAAAAGCAACGGCGTACGTTTTATGAGCGCCCCGCTGCCGTTGTATTAG
- a CDS encoding ISNCY family transposase — MGHKEKHAYRQAIQERYQKASRKDKKHILDEFCAVCRYNRKYAIRLLHQSLWCRKRKRGRKSHYSDPVFLKAILGIWRATDFMCSYRLKAAIPLWLPFYEQSFGRLAAEVHDKLLAISRPTLDRVLKPLRARYRKGLSGTKPGSMLRNQIPIRTDNWDITRPGFMEADTVAHCGNSLAGDFVWSLIMTDIHTAWTECRAVWNKGADDVVGQVKDIEHNLPFELFGFDCDNGSEFLNYHLVRYFADRKKPVGLTRSRPYKKNDNAHVEQKNWAHPRHLLGYDRINNPALVPLINDLYANQWSLYQNHFCPSVKLLSKTRIGSRYRKAYDDPLTPFQRVMNSPDVSQEKKMQLSKIHTELNPFSLKDAIERKLKAIFKQVLVTSFVRRRL; from the coding sequence ATGGGCCACAAAGAAAAACATGCTTATCGACAGGCTATTCAAGAGCGTTATCAAAAAGCTTCCCGCAAGGACAAGAAGCACATCCTCGATGAATTCTGCGCCGTCTGTCGTTACAACCGCAAATACGCCATCAGGCTTCTGCATCAATCCCTCTGGTGCCGAAAGCGCAAACGCGGCAGAAAATCCCACTACTCTGACCCCGTTTTTCTCAAGGCCATTCTGGGCATCTGGAGAGCCACTGATTTCATGTGCTCCTACCGACTGAAAGCTGCCATACCGCTCTGGCTGCCGTTCTACGAGCAATCCTTTGGCCGCCTTGCTGCTGAGGTGCATGATAAACTGCTCGCTATCAGCAGACCAACCCTTGATCGTGTGCTTAAGCCTCTGCGTGCTCGCTACCGCAAAGGACTCAGTGGCACCAAACCAGGCTCAATGCTGCGTAACCAGATCCCCATCCGCACTGACAATTGGGACATTACCCGCCCCGGTTTCATGGAAGCCGATACGGTCGCTCACTGCGGCAACAGCCTTGCAGGTGACTTCGTCTGGAGCCTCATTATGACCGATATCCATACTGCTTGGACCGAATGTCGCGCTGTCTGGAACAAAGGCGCCGATGACGTTGTAGGGCAAGTCAAAGATATCGAGCATAACCTGCCCTTTGAATTATTCGGCTTTGACTGCGACAATGGTTCCGAATTTCTCAACTACCACCTCGTGCGCTACTTCGCTGACCGGAAAAAACCTGTTGGTCTCACTCGCTCCCGCCCCTACAAAAAAAACGACAACGCTCATGTCGAACAGAAAAACTGGGCACACCCTCGCCACCTGCTCGGCTATGACCGCATCAACAATCCTGCCCTCGTCCCACTTATCAATGACCTGTATGCCAACCAGTGGTCTCTCTACCAAAACCACTTTTGCCCTTCAGTCAAATTACTTTCCAAAACCCGTATCGGCAGCCGCTACCGAAAAGCCTACGATGATCCGCTGACTCCATTTCAACGAGTAATGAATTCTCCCGATGTTTCACAAGAAAAGAAAATGCAACTCAGCAAAATCCATACAGAACTGAATCCATTTTCTCTCAAAGATGCAATAGAACGAAAACTCAAAGCCATTTTCAAACAAGTCTTGGTTACCTCATTTGTGAGACGACGACTTTGA
- a CDS encoding ion transporter, translating into MTPFQIAVLVLSIYSLMAVFVQEVLKPPIAVSKLLDAFDLVVCAVFLIDFTFQMVTSKNRLNYFLKWGWIDLISSIPAIGFTRWGRLVRMVRLLRMLKSFRMLLQYLFKDKASGTLVTAGLTSFLMLIVSSTLILYIETTPQSHIRTSIDAILWAFSAMSSSAIAGDAYPVTPLGKILSIFLLISGMGLFSTFTAFMAGLFIGPSQDIEARDIEEIKEKLRELNDKIEKMK; encoded by the coding sequence GTGACTCCCTTCCAAATCGCGGTCTTGGTACTTTCGATTTATTCCCTGATGGCCGTGTTTGTCCAAGAAGTCCTCAAGCCCCCGATCGCCGTATCCAAGCTGCTTGACGCATTCGATCTTGTGGTGTGCGCCGTATTCCTCATCGACTTCACTTTTCAAATGGTGACCAGCAAGAACCGCTTGAATTACTTCCTGAAATGGGGATGGATCGATCTCATTTCCAGCATTCCGGCGATCGGGTTCACCAGGTGGGGCAGGCTTGTACGGATGGTCCGGCTGCTGAGGATGCTCAAATCGTTCCGGATGCTGCTGCAATACCTGTTTAAAGACAAGGCCTCCGGGACGCTGGTAACGGCGGGATTGACCTCCTTTCTTATGCTCATAGTGTCAAGCACCCTGATACTGTACATTGAGACGACCCCCCAATCCCACATAAGAACATCCATCGACGCCATCTTATGGGCGTTCTCGGCGATGTCTTCGAGCGCCATAGCCGGTGACGCCTACCCGGTCACGCCACTCGGGAAGATCCTCTCGATATTTTTATTGATTTCGGGCATGGGGCTGTTCAGCACCTTCACCGCCTTTATGGCCGGGTTGTTCATAGGCCCTTCGCAGGATATCGAAGCACGCGACATCGAGGAGATAAAAGAGAAACTACGGGAGCTGAATGACAAAATTGAAAAAATGAAATAA
- a CDS encoding S41 family peptidase produces the protein MCLLQGCTSPTTFRSQERISQEYLFAAEFLYTFFIFPDSLPKDTFGFSSPEALYSSVKERWTLYFPPDSAKMFLNDLTTQTVGMGIMLDSVSKGYLIKQVFSNSPAQRAGLIKGDIIDSINGVSVAGASYDSFTTIAEGNAGDIRKLDLLRNGGEVKITLVLGAYFAPSVFTDSLDSTTAYIYLSFFSSETDLPGGTAEEMDSALAATAWAPYTVLDLEGNPGGDMDQCVGVCGEFVPNGTKIIKIHEQLLDTISWTVSTVDTFLVSSLPDHALQRKFVVLVDSNTASAAEIFTSCIMSNRPDIKTVGTRTFGKARGQVLNITPDSALVKVTFALFTPILGPQYDLVGIVPAITIPSDSSAITVAEALISQSEGTALAKRPAVSRTIAADRIIALRQEFNHRRTEPLAYKKMRVSPQTRSGYYKH, from the coding sequence ATGTGTCTCCTCCAAGGCTGCACCTCTCCCACCACCTTCCGGAGTCAAGAACGAATCTCGCAGGAATATCTTTTTGCCGCCGAGTTTCTTTATACTTTTTTCATTTTTCCGGATAGTCTCCCCAAGGACACCTTTGGTTTCAGTTCTCCCGAGGCACTCTATAGCTCCGTCAAGGAACGGTGGACCTTGTATTTTCCGCCGGACAGCGCAAAAATGTTTCTGAACGACCTGACGACTCAAACGGTAGGCATGGGAATCATGCTGGACTCCGTGTCAAAAGGGTATTTGATAAAACAGGTTTTTTCCAATTCTCCCGCCCAACGCGCTGGCCTTATAAAGGGGGACATCATTGATTCGATCAACGGGGTTTCAGTTGCAGGGGCAAGCTACGATAGTTTCACCACTATCGCCGAAGGCAACGCCGGGGACATCAGAAAACTCGACCTTCTGCGGAATGGCGGAGAAGTGAAGATCACGTTGGTTCTCGGAGCGTATTTTGCCCCGTCTGTATTCACGGATTCTCTGGATTCGACCACGGCCTACATCTATCTGTCGTTTTTCTCCTCTGAAACGGATTTGCCCGGCGGGACCGCGGAGGAAATGGACAGTGCGCTTGCCGCAACGGCATGGGCTCCGTACACGGTGCTTGATCTGGAAGGGAATCCCGGCGGCGATATGGACCAATGTGTCGGCGTGTGCGGAGAGTTTGTTCCAAACGGAACTAAGATCATAAAGATCCACGAACAATTGCTTGACACAATATCGTGGACCGTATCCACGGTCGACACCTTTCTTGTGTCGTCGCTTCCGGACCATGCGCTTCAAAGGAAATTTGTCGTGCTTGTCGACAGCAACACCGCGAGCGCGGCGGAGATTTTCACTTCGTGCATCATGAGCAACAGACCGGATATCAAGACCGTGGGCACGCGGACTTTCGGAAAAGCCAGGGGGCAAGTGCTGAATATAACGCCGGATTCGGCGCTTGTTAAAGTGACGTTCGCGCTGTTTACGCCGATACTCGGCCCCCAATATGACCTCGTTGGGATCGTTCCTGCCATCACCATACCTTCCGATTCGAGCGCGATCACAGTCGCAGAGGCGCTCATCTCCCAAAGTGAAGGGACTGCGCTGGCGAAACGTCCCGCGGTTTCAAGGACAATCGCGGCTGATCGGATAATTGCCTTGCGTCAAGAGTTCAATCACAGAAGGACGGAGCCGCTTGCATACAAGAAGATGCGGGTGTCCCCACAAACCCGTTCAGGTTATTACAAGCACTAA